One genomic segment of Amycolatopsis sp. Hca4 includes these proteins:
- a CDS encoding acyltransferase domain-containing protein: MATPTLTTEHEHTGSGHDVVPLIVSADSKAGLRSKAHRLARYLADHPDTPFEAFARSVAVEDTGRAHRAVLLAAGREDGRRGLDTLAAGQNPPDVVRGSARRAERVVFVFPGQGSQWPGMALDLLDWSPVFATELARCDAALAPFADWSVVDVLRGRPGAPTLEDGADIVQPVLFAVMVALAALWRAHGVEPAAVVGHSLGEVAAACAIGALSPADGMRVAALWSSAQATLSGRGDMISVPLPVAEVRSRLAGRDGLDIGAVNAPTWVIVSGDSAAVAELLADLTADGVRARRIPVGLAAHSRHIDDIRERLLADLAPLAPVSTAVPFHSTVTEGPLDTAALDAGYWFRNLRNPVRFDEATRGLVEQGHGVFAEISPHPVLTVAVQDTVDALDGRAVVLGTIRRREDGPRSFLGSLAAAYVSGASVDWTAAFPGGAEPVALPESGSDATVAAAGLLAAGHPLLGAAVELAEDGGWLFTGRLSAVQQPWLAGHTVLGRTVLPSSVLVELILHAASELGCARIEELTQHLPVVFAEEALCLQVRIGPVDDAGARRIGVFARPDSVGGAQGGPWTRHATGIMAETAGSAAGPEPVDWPPPGAVAEDAATARDRLRAHGIELGPEFGGLSAAWSLDGELFAEVALPSPAGSGAGYGIHPALLDSALQAVALFPAAAESDGWLASSWSGLALHAAGVPALRVRLRATGPDSVSVSATDLVGRPVFSAENVVLGALPGDYVRAPHAEPVSRAEPDGGFAAKVAALPAPAREELLLDLVLEHTAAVLGRATADGGDTFTELGFESLTAVALRNRLAEATGLKLRTTLAFDYPTPAALAGHLLDVLGPAEPDVLAGLDRLEEALFGEPGGPLHGRVKVRLRDLLFRLDGAGDARDPEPGDAPLDAASDDEIFALLDRELDLS, encoded by the coding sequence GTGGCCACCCCGACCCTGACCACCGAGCACGAGCACACCGGAAGTGGCCACGACGTCGTGCCGCTGATCGTCTCCGCGGACAGCAAGGCGGGGCTGCGGTCGAAGGCGCACCGCCTCGCGCGGTACCTCGCCGACCACCCGGACACGCCGTTCGAGGCGTTCGCGCGCTCGGTCGCGGTCGAGGACACCGGCCGGGCGCACCGGGCCGTGCTGCTGGCCGCCGGCCGGGAGGACGGCCGGCGCGGGCTGGACACCCTGGCCGCCGGCCAGAACCCGCCCGACGTCGTGCGCGGCAGCGCCCGGCGCGCCGAGCGGGTCGTGTTCGTCTTCCCCGGCCAGGGCTCGCAGTGGCCGGGGATGGCACTGGACCTGCTCGACTGGTCGCCGGTGTTCGCCACCGAACTCGCCCGCTGCGACGCCGCGCTCGCCCCCTTCGCCGACTGGTCCGTTGTGGACGTCCTGCGTGGACGGCCCGGCGCACCCACCCTCGAGGACGGCGCGGACATCGTGCAGCCGGTGCTGTTCGCGGTGATGGTGGCGCTGGCCGCGCTGTGGCGAGCGCACGGCGTCGAGCCGGCCGCCGTCGTCGGGCACAGCCTCGGCGAGGTCGCCGCCGCCTGCGCGATCGGCGCCCTTTCGCCCGCGGACGGCATGCGGGTGGCCGCGCTCTGGAGCAGCGCGCAGGCGACCCTGTCCGGCCGCGGCGACATGATCTCCGTGCCGCTGCCGGTGGCCGAGGTGCGGTCCCGGCTGGCCGGCCGTGACGGGCTGGACATCGGCGCGGTCAACGCGCCCACGTGGGTGATCGTCTCCGGCGATTCCGCGGCGGTGGCGGAGCTGCTGGCCGACCTGACCGCCGACGGCGTGCGCGCCCGGCGCATCCCGGTCGGGCTGGCCGCCCACTCGCGGCACATCGACGACATCCGCGAGCGGCTGCTCGCCGACCTCGCCCCGCTGGCCCCGGTGTCCACCGCGGTCCCGTTCCACTCGACGGTGACCGAAGGCCCGCTCGACACCGCCGCGCTCGACGCGGGCTACTGGTTCCGCAACCTGCGCAACCCGGTCCGCTTCGACGAGGCCACCCGCGGGCTCGTCGAGCAGGGCCACGGCGTCTTCGCCGAGATCAGCCCGCACCCGGTGCTCACCGTTGCGGTGCAGGACACGGTCGACGCGCTCGACGGCCGGGCCGTCGTCCTCGGCACGATCCGCCGCCGCGAAGACGGCCCCCGCTCCTTCCTCGGCTCGCTCGCCGCCGCCTACGTTTCCGGGGCCAGCGTCGACTGGACCGCGGCCTTCCCCGGCGGCGCCGAGCCGGTGGCGCTGCCGGAGTCCGGTTCGGACGCCACGGTCGCGGCCGCCGGCCTGCTGGCCGCCGGGCACCCGCTGCTCGGCGCGGCCGTCGAGCTCGCCGAAGACGGCGGCTGGCTGTTCACCGGCCGCCTCTCGGCCGTGCAGCAGCCGTGGCTGGCCGGGCACACCGTGCTCGGCCGGACCGTGCTGCCGTCGTCGGTGCTGGTCGAGCTGATCCTGCACGCGGCGTCCGAGCTGGGCTGCGCCCGGATCGAGGAGCTCACCCAGCACCTGCCGGTCGTCTTCGCCGAAGAGGCGCTCTGCCTGCAGGTCCGGATCGGCCCGGTCGACGACGCCGGCGCCCGCCGGATCGGCGTGTTCGCCCGCCCCGACTCGGTCGGTGGCGCCCAGGGCGGGCCGTGGACGCGGCACGCCACCGGGATCATGGCCGAGACCGCCGGGTCGGCGGCCGGGCCGGAGCCGGTGGACTGGCCGCCGCCGGGTGCGGTCGCCGAGGACGCCGCAACCGCACGGGACCGCCTGCGCGCCCACGGCATCGAGCTGGGCCCCGAGTTCGGCGGCCTGAGCGCGGCCTGGTCGCTCGACGGCGAGCTGTTCGCCGAGGTGGCGCTGCCGTCCCCGGCCGGCAGCGGTGCGGGCTACGGCATCCACCCCGCGCTGCTGGACTCCGCGCTGCAGGCGGTCGCGTTGTTCCCCGCCGCGGCGGAGTCCGACGGCTGGCTCGCGTCCTCGTGGAGCGGCCTGGCCCTGCACGCGGCGGGCGTTCCGGCGCTGCGGGTCCGGCTGCGGGCCACCGGGCCGGACTCGGTGTCGGTTTCGGCCACCGACCTGGTGGGCCGCCCGGTGTTCTCGGCCGAGAACGTCGTCCTGGGTGCGCTGCCCGGTGACTACGTCCGCGCACCGCACGCCGAACCGGTGAGCCGGGCCGAGCCGGACGGCGGGTTCGCCGCGAAGGTGGCCGCCTTGCCCGCGCCCGCCCGGGAGGAACTGCTGCTCGACCTGGTCCTCGAGCACACCGCGGCGGTGCTCGGCCGTGCCACCGCCGACGGCGGTGACACCTTCACCGAACTCGGCTTCGAGTCGCTGACCGCGGTGGCGCTGCGCAACCGGCTCGCCGAGGCGACCGGGCTGAAGCTGCGCACCACACTGGCCTTCGACTACCCGACCCCGGCCGCGCTGGCCGGGCACCTGCTGGACGTGCTGGGCCCGGCGGAGCCCGACGTGCTGGCCGGCCTCGACCGGCTGGAGGAGGCGCTGTTCGGCGAGCCGGGCGGCCCGCTGCACGGCCGGGTCAAGGTCCGGCTGCGCGACCTGCTGTTCCGGCTGGACGGCGCCGGGGACGCGCGCGACCCCGAACCCGGGGACGCGCCGCTCGACGCGGCGTCGGACGACGAAATCTTCGCACTGCTCGATCGGGAGCTCGACCTGTCCTGA
- a CDS encoding FAD-binding oxidoreductase produces MRGVNQRWVGKPDYVRVPTSTEEVVDAVGAAVREGRRIAVRSGGHCVEEMVGAADVQVVIDLSELNRIGFDAERDAFFAEPGATVGQAYRTLYKRWGVTIPAGSCPSVGLGGHIAGGGYGPLSRKFGYVSDHLHAVEVVVVDADGTARAVVASRDENHDLWWAHTGGGGGNFGVVTRYWLRIPGAVGTPEALLPAPPARLLVQQDVWVWDMLDEAAFTRLLRNHGEWYERNSAPGSPYEDLYSGLWCGTRASQFVAMSTQIDSAAPNAAGLLDDYVTAIRRDLGVAPALSSRQELPWLHATSWGGIADSGDHTLSFKIKAADLRKRCTDEQAAKLYAHLLREDYGNHRAGVMFVGCGGRMNALSPTDTAIAQRDSILKLVYSTHWDASEQAEPHLAWLREFYADVYAGTGGVPVPDERTNGSYVNNPDFDVQDERWNGSGLAWHELYHQHNYPRLQRVKARWDPGDVFRNPFSVRLP; encoded by the coding sequence GTGCGCGGGGTGAATCAGCGCTGGGTCGGCAAGCCCGATTACGTCCGCGTGCCGACGTCCACCGAAGAAGTGGTGGACGCCGTTGGCGCGGCGGTGCGCGAGGGACGGCGGATCGCGGTCCGCAGCGGCGGGCACTGCGTCGAGGAGATGGTCGGCGCCGCGGACGTGCAGGTGGTCATCGACCTGTCCGAACTCAACCGGATCGGCTTCGACGCCGAGCGTGACGCCTTCTTCGCCGAGCCTGGCGCGACCGTGGGCCAGGCCTACCGGACGCTCTACAAGCGTTGGGGCGTCACCATCCCGGCGGGGTCCTGCCCGAGCGTCGGCCTGGGCGGGCACATCGCGGGCGGCGGCTACGGCCCGCTGTCGCGGAAGTTCGGTTACGTCTCCGACCACCTCCACGCGGTCGAGGTCGTCGTGGTCGACGCCGACGGCACCGCGCGTGCGGTGGTTGCGAGCCGCGACGAGAACCACGACCTGTGGTGGGCCCACACCGGCGGTGGCGGCGGCAACTTCGGCGTCGTGACGCGGTACTGGCTGCGGATCCCCGGCGCGGTCGGCACCCCCGAGGCCCTCCTGCCCGCCCCGCCCGCCCGGCTGCTGGTGCAGCAGGACGTCTGGGTGTGGGACATGCTCGACGAGGCCGCGTTCACGCGCCTGCTGCGCAACCACGGCGAGTGGTACGAGCGCAACAGCGCCCCCGGTTCGCCGTACGAAGACCTCTACAGCGGCCTGTGGTGCGGGACGCGCGCGTCCCAGTTCGTCGCCATGTCGACACAGATCGACAGCGCCGCCCCGAACGCGGCCGGCCTGCTCGACGACTACGTCACCGCGATCCGCCGCGACCTCGGCGTCGCCCCGGCGCTGAGCAGCCGCCAGGAGCTGCCGTGGCTGCACGCGACGTCGTGGGGCGGCATCGCCGACAGCGGCGACCACACCCTGAGCTTCAAGATCAAGGCCGCCGACCTGCGGAAACGCTGCACCGACGAGCAGGCCGCGAAGCTGTACGCGCACCTGCTGCGCGAGGACTACGGCAACCACCGCGCCGGCGTGATGTTCGTCGGCTGCGGCGGCCGGATGAACGCGCTGTCGCCCACCGACACCGCGATCGCGCAGCGCGACTCGATCCTCAAACTCGTCTACTCCACGCACTGGGACGCCTCCGAACAGGCCGAGCCGCACCTGGCCTGGCTGCGGGAGTTCTACGCCGACGTCTACGCCGGGACCGGTGGCGTGCCGGTGCCGGACGAGCGCACCAACGGCTCCTACGTGAACAACCCGGACTTCGACGTCCAGGACGAGCGGTGGAACGGCTCCGGGCTGGCCTGGCACGAGCTCTACCACCAGCACAACTACCCGCGGCTGCAGCGGGTGAAGGCGCGGTGGGACCCGGGCGACGTGTTCCGGAACCCGTTCTCCGTGCGGCTCCCCTGA
- a CDS encoding methyltransferase: protein MPTSPTGLGTGTESQAEVALAGHPGVARASVTREPGTGRLVARVVPRDPVAEAGDDRARVDEWQLIYEWVYGELPESGGLGENFVGWHSTYTGLPIELAQMREWRDATVERIRALRPRRVLEIGVGTGLLMAKLAPVCEEYTATDFSPTVIETLTGQVAADPALAHVRLHSREANDFAGLPADHFDTVVINSVVQYFPDIGYLADVLRQAAALITPGGAVFAGDVRNLRLLRAFRAAVLADELAAAPEQARELVENSVLEEKELLVDPDFFPALAASLPGIAAADVRLKRARHHNELSRHRYDAVLRREPAETVEPAHTLAWDPAALETLLSDVRPPSARITGVPNGRVARELAALAKLDSGSTPAAVTAPDPEDLHEIGRRRGYQAAVTWSAGGPGLVDVVYTREGEPVTVPASAATPGLPFTEYANAPSRAAKTSTFVAELRAYLAARLPAEAVPHAFVTVEDLPEGTGHADR from the coding sequence ATGCCGACGTCACCGACCGGTCTGGGCACCGGCACGGAAAGCCAAGCCGAAGTCGCGCTCGCCGGGCACCCCGGCGTCGCGCGGGCCAGTGTCACCCGCGAACCCGGAACCGGGCGGCTCGTCGCCCGCGTCGTGCCCCGTGACCCGGTCGCCGAAGCCGGCGACGACCGCGCGCGCGTCGACGAGTGGCAGCTCATCTACGAATGGGTCTACGGCGAGCTCCCCGAGTCCGGCGGGCTCGGGGAGAACTTCGTGGGCTGGCACAGCACCTACACCGGGCTGCCGATCGAGCTCGCGCAGATGCGGGAGTGGCGGGACGCCACCGTCGAGCGGATCCGGGCGCTGCGGCCGCGCCGGGTGCTGGAGATCGGCGTCGGCACCGGCCTGCTGATGGCCAAGCTCGCGCCGGTGTGCGAGGAGTACACGGCCACGGACTTCTCCCCGACCGTGATCGAGACGCTCACCGGCCAGGTCGCGGCCGACCCCGCGCTGGCCCACGTGCGGCTGCACAGCCGCGAGGCCAACGACTTCGCGGGACTGCCGGCGGATCACTTCGACACCGTCGTGATCAACTCGGTCGTCCAGTACTTCCCCGACATCGGCTACCTCGCCGACGTCCTGCGCCAGGCCGCCGCGCTCATCACGCCCGGCGGCGCGGTGTTCGCCGGCGACGTGCGGAACCTCCGGCTGCTGCGGGCCTTCCGGGCCGCGGTGCTGGCCGACGAGCTGGCCGCGGCGCCGGAACAGGCCCGCGAACTGGTCGAGAACAGCGTCCTGGAAGAGAAGGAACTGCTCGTCGACCCCGACTTCTTCCCGGCGCTGGCCGCGTCGCTGCCCGGCATCGCGGCGGCGGACGTCCGGCTGAAGCGGGCCCGCCACCACAACGAGCTGAGCCGGCACCGCTACGACGCCGTGCTGCGCAGGGAACCCGCGGAGACCGTCGAGCCCGCGCACACGCTGGCCTGGGACCCGGCCGCGCTGGAGACGCTGCTGAGCGACGTCCGGCCGCCGTCCGCGCGGATCACCGGCGTGCCGAACGGCCGGGTCGCCCGCGAGCTGGCCGCGCTGGCCAAGCTCGACAGCGGCAGCACGCCCGCCGCGGTGACCGCACCGGACCCCGAAGACCTGCACGAGATCGGACGGCGGCGGGGCTACCAGGCCGCGGTGACCTGGTCGGCGGGCGGACCGGGCCTGGTCGACGTCGTCTACACCCGCGAGGGCGAGCCGGTGACCGTGCCCGCTTCGGCGGCGACCCCCGGGCTGCCCTTCACCGAGTACGCGAACGCCCCCTCGCGCGCGGCGAAGACGAGCACCTTCGTCGCCGAGCTGCGCGCCTACCTGGCCGCCCGGCTGCCCGCGGAGGCCGTTCCGCACGCCTTCGTCACCGTCGAAGACCTCCCCGAAGGGACCGGACATGCCGACCGCTGA